A DNA window from Vanacampus margaritifer isolate UIUO_Vmar chromosome 19, RoL_Vmar_1.0, whole genome shotgun sequence contains the following coding sequences:
- the LOC144039897 gene encoding adenosine 5'-monophosphoramidase HINT3-like — MASRNRRKDTLRCFCFESENKMDTSEKDWCTFCMIANGQDQEAQVLKKDQELVCFRDICPAAPHHYLVVPVEHIEDCFSLHKGHVQLVEKMADMGRAVLRDQGVADMKDVRMGFHQPPYTSVRHLHLHVLAPASKITDIFLLKFLPGTLSFVDEKKLRKRLQSVPPPPVRTANFGKRKEM, encoded by the exons ATGGCGTCACGAAATAGAAGGAAGGACACTCTTAGGTGTTTCTGTTTcgaaagtgaaaacaaaatggacacAAGCGAAAAAGATTGGTGTACTTTTTGTATGATCGCCAACGGTCAAGACCAAGAAGCTCAAGTTTTAAAAAAG GATCAGGAGCTGGTGTGTTTCCGAGACATTTGCCCCGCCGCCCCTCATCATTACCTGGTTGTTCCCGTTGAGCACATTGAAGACTGTTTCTCGCTGCACAAGGGACACGTCCAACTTG TGGAAAAAATGGCTGACATGGGGAGAGCCGTACTACGGGACCAAGGAGTTGCCGATATGAAGGACGTAAG GATGGGATTCCATCAGCCTCCGTACACGTCAGTCCGTCACCTCCACCTCCACGTTCTGGCACCGGCCAGCAAGATCACAGACATCTTCCTGCTTAAATTCCTACCCGGAACCTTGTCCTTCGTAGAC GAAAAGAAACTGAGGAAGCGACTGCAaagtgttccccccccccccgtcagaACGGCCAATTTCGGAAAACGGAAGGAAATGTGA